The DNA sequence AGTTCAGCTGATACGCCTGATTAAAAATCTTACACGTATTCAGTGCACGCACTGCGGGGCTTGACACAAAGTGGTCGATGGAAATATTATTGCTTTTAAGGAATCTGGACATGTGCATAGCGTCTGTCAAACCCTTGTCTGCCAATGGTCTGTCAAAGTCCTCCGTTTCCTCCGGCCAGTCGCTTTTTGCATGTCTTACGAGGATGAGTTTCTTCATATAATTGTTTTTTGGAAGATTAAAATTATAAAAAAAATAATGGAATAAAACATGATTTATATAAAAAAACTGCGTTATGAATAAAATCAGTAAATTTTACTAAATTTGCAGACTTATGGGACAAATCCTTGCAATAGACTACGGAAAGGCTCGTTGTGGTATCGCTGCAACAGATGATATGCAGATTATAGCCAGTGGGCTGGAGACTGTGGAGAACCGTTTTTTACTGGAATTTTTGAAAAAATATTTCAATGAAAACAAGGTAGATGAGGTAGTAATCGGACTTCCCATAGATTTGAAAGGAAATGTTTCGGAGGTGGAAACCGATATTTTAAAATTCATTGAAGAATTTAAAAAAGAATTTTCGGATATTGCGGTTCATCGTTTTGATGAAAGATTTACTTCCAAAATGGCTTCATTTTTTATTTCCCAAAGTGGAAAAAACAAAAAAAAGAGGCAGGAGAAAGGATTAATAGATAAAGTAAGTGCAACCATCATATTGCAGAATTTTTTAGAACAAAGATTAAGATGATATTACCGATAAGAGCTTTTGGGGATCCTGTTTTGAGAAAAGTGGGAAAAGATATAGACAAAGACTATCCCCAATTACAGGAACTGATAGATAACATGTTCGAAACCATGTACAGTGCAAATGGCATAGGTCTTGCTGCGCCACAGATTGGTTTGGATATCCGTCTGTTTGTAATAGATGTGACACCTCTTGCAGAAGATGAGGATTATGAAGATATTAAGGATGAATTGGCAGAGTTTAAAAAAGTTTTCATCAATGCTCAGATTCTTGAAGAATCAGGTGAGGAATGGAAGTTCAATGAAGGCTGTCTTTCTATTCCGGATGTAAGAGAAGATGTGAAAAGAAAAGGCACAATCGTTATTGAATATTATGACGAAAATTTTGTGAAACATACAGAAACTTTTTCCGATATTAGAGCCCGCGTAATTCAGCATGAATATGACCACATTGAAGGGGTACTGTTTACTGACCACCTGAGTGCTCTGAAAAAGAAACTGGTAAAAGGTAAACTGACAAAAATCTCTCAGGGTGACGTAAATATTGGTTACAAAATGAGATTTCCAAAATAATTTAAACAAGGATAAAAGAAATAATATAAAGCAAAAAGCTTAGAGCTGATTGCAGAATTTACAAAAAATAAAATTATGCTGTTAGAAAAAATAATTTCAATTTCTGGAAAACCAGGACTTTACAAATTAGTTTCTCAATTAAGAAACGGATTCATCATTGAAGATGTTACCAGTAAGAAAAAAGTAAGTATTGGAAACTCAAGCCAGGTAAGTTTGTTGGATAATATTGCCATGTTTACATTTGAAAAAGAAGTTCCTTTGTTTGAAGTATTTGAAAATATTGCTAAAAACAACGACTATAAGGAAACTATTTCTCACAAATCTTCTGATGCAGATCTGAAAGATTTTATGTTGGCATCTCTTCCTAACTATGATACAGAAAGAGTATATTCTTCTGATATCAAGAAATTGGCTCAGTGGTACAATGTTCTTCACAAAGCAGGATATATTACTCCTGAAAGTTTTGTAAAGGCAGAACCTGAAACTTTGGATGGAGAGCCTGCAGAGGAGCTAAACATTGAAAAAGAAGCTAAAAAAGCTCCAAAAGCTGAGAAACCAGCTGCTCCAAAAGTAAAAGCTACTTCAGCTGCAAAATCAGCTCCGAAAAGCACGCACAGAAAACAAGGATAATTCAGTTCTGAATTAAAAATACAAAGCCTTGTCGGGAATTTCCTGACAAGGCTTTTGGTTTTAGGTAGGTGGTGGATGATAGGTAGCAGGGATCAGGGAAATTTTCTGCTGAGTTCAAATTTCGTCTTTATCTTTAAACATTAAACGCGAATCTCGCGCCCCGTAACTCGTACCTCATATCTATAAACTCTCAACTTTCAACGCTAACTTCTACCACAGACCCAAAATATCCCTTACATTTGTATAAGATTGAATTTCCCAATACTTATGAATACGAAACAGGAGAAACTGGAAGCCTTTGGAAGATTACTGGATATCATGGATGATCTTCGTGAAAAATGTCCGTGGGACCAGAAACAGACTTTAGAGTCGCTTCGCCATCTTACCCTTGAAGAAACTTATGAGCTTTCTGATGCTATTTTACAGAATGATCTGCAGGAGATAAAAAAAGAGCTGGGTGATGTTTTACTTCACTTGGTTTTTTATGCTAAAATTGGTTCAGAAAAAGAAAGTTTTGATATCGCAGATGTGATCAATTCCCTTAATGAAAAGCTGATCTTCCGTCATCCTCATATTTATGGAGATGTTGAAGTGAAAGATGAGGAAGAAGTGAAGCAAAACTGGGAAAAATTAAAATTAAAGGAAGGAAACAAATCCATTTTGGGAGGCGTTCCGAAAAGCTTACCGAGTCTGGTAAAAGCCTATAGAATACAGGATAAGGTAAAAGGAATCGGTTTTGAATTCCATGATGCCGAAGATGCCTGGAAAAAAGTAGATGAAGAGATTCAGGAGTTTCATGCTGAAACCGATCTAGATAAGAAAGAACAGGAGCTGGGTGATGTTTTTTTCTCTTTGATTAATTATGCAAGAATTTCAGGGATTAATCCTGATTCGGCTTTAGAAAGAACCAATCTTAAGTTTATTTCAAGATTCCAAAAAATGGAAGGACTTGCTGAAGAACAGGATTTAAAATTGGCACATATGTCTTTGGAAGAAATGGATGTTCTTTGGGAAAAGGCAAAAAACCTTTCATAGCTCTTTATTGGAAGAATTAATGCTTCTTACATTCAATTAAAAAAATAAAAAATAAATATGTTACGTTTTCTTATTTTACCTGCTTTACTTTTATTGAGCTGCAATCCAAAAGCTCAGAATTCTCCGTCTAATGAGGGTGAATTGAAAGTCCAGTTTTCCCTGCCTAAAAAGTTGAAGGAAGTTTCCGGAATTGCTTTATCAAAAGATAAGAAAATTATTTGGGTAATAGAGGACAGAGGTAATAAAAATGCGGTATACGGCATCAATGATAAAGGTGAAATGTTGGCAAAAGTACCTGTAGAAAACTCAGAAAATACAGACTGGGAAGACATTATATCAGATTCCCAGGGAAATATTTATATCGGAGATTTTGGTAACAATGATAATAACCGTACCGATCTTGCGATTTTAAAAACCGATCTTACCAGCGGTACACAGACAACCACAAAAGTTGTTCAGACTACAAAGTTTCATTATCAGGGGCAGACGGAATTTCCACCAAAAAAATCGAAGCTGTTGTATGACTGTGAAGCTTTTGTTGAAATGGACGGAAATTTTTATTTATTCACTAAAAACAGGAGCAAAGGTTTTGACGGAACTTTTCTTGTGTTTCAAGTGCCTAATAAAGGAGGTGATTTTGAAGCCAAGCTAATAGGAACATTGAAACTTCAGGGTGGTTATAATGATGCTGCCATCACTTCAGCTACCATCAACAGTACGAAAGATAAAATTGTGTTGTTGACACATAAAAATGTTCACGTTCTTACAGGATTTACAGCTAATGATTTCAGCTTTGCTAAAATTCAGAAAATTTCATTGAATCATAATTCACAAAAAGAAGCTATTGTTTTTCTTGATGATAAAACAGTAATGATTGCTGATGAGAAAGGGAAGGATGAAGGGGGAAATGTGTATACTTTTTCTTTTTAGGTTGTTTATTCTTACTTTTGCAGCCTATTAGATAACCATGAAAAAAATATTTTATATTTTATTTGCACTAAGTTTATTTTCGTGCAGTACAAATGATGAAGCAGTAGTTGAAAATCAAACTGAAGATTTACAACCTGATAAAGGGTATATTTTTGAGATGGATCAGCGCAAAACACTGCCTAGTCCTGAAAAATACTATCGGTTTTTCTATGAAAATGGACATTTGCAGAAAATGCTTGGAAGGAACTCTTCTGTAACAGCGGATTTCCAATTTTTTTATCCTGATGTAATTACTCAGTTAACTTATACAAACAATAAGATACAGGTAGATTATCTTGAATCAGGAACAACTTCCGGATATAGAATGACTTCTTATCTGATGCAAAATAACAGACCTGTTAAGGCTGAACAGTATTATAAGTATAATGATGGTGTCTCCGAACTGGAAATGTCAAGAACCTATACCTATGGATCCAATACAGTAAGTGTATATACAAAACGAGGATATCAGGAATTGTTTAGCACGTATTATTTTGATTCAAATAATAATCTTTCTAAAAGTGAAACATTAGAAAAGGCAGGAGATAAGAATAAGCAGTTTACAACTACTGTGTATTCAGATTTTGACAATGCTAAAAATCCATTTAAGAAATTATACCTGATCAACGATGATTTTTATGAAAAGAGTTTATCAAAAAATAATTTTAGAGCTAAGGAATCAGTTATTGAATATGCAGAATCTCCAGGAGGTATAACTCCTCAGCCGGGAATATCAAAAGCGAAATGGACTTATAATTATGATGCCCACGGACAGATATTGTTATATTTTCCATTTTAACTAACATATCAAATAAAACCCCACAGAGAAATCTGTGGGGTTTTTGAATATATGAATGTATTGAAGTGATTGACGTTTTATAGGCTACGGAGTAAGATATGAGATATGAATATTACCGCTTGACAACCGGAAATCCTGAGTATACCGGCAGCGTATTCTGAAGGTTTCTCCCGTATTAAAAAAATTAATGGATGAAAGATTATGATTCAATCCTGTAGTACGTTCTCCGTGTCCGGTGGATATTCCTGCAAGTGTTGTAAGGGTAGGCGATACTTTTTGGATATAAGAATTGGCTGTTCCTGCAGTTTGTCCTGACGGATTCAAATTAAGATCATAGGTTGCATAAGGAACAATATTGTAGAACCCCGACTTTACTACTGTAAAAAGTCCTGTTGTTGAATTATAGGTCAGATAAGCTGTATCAATTTTATTACTCACATTAAAAACATAGGTTTGTGCATAACTTTCATGAGTGTTGACCGGAGTAGAGTGTGTTCCTATATAACTGCCACTGGATGGGCTGATATCTGTTTTATTTCCCACATACACTACTTTTAAGAAGTTTTCAGATTCAATTGTTTTCCAAACCGGAGTATTTCCGGCTCCGTTTGACATGAGTACCTCACCTTTGTTTCCTGAATTACCCTTTGTTCTGTCATCGCCACCTACATTCAGGTCTTTAACAACCTGTAGAGAACCGTTGACGTGTAATGTATGCTGTGGTGTTGGTGTTTTAATACCTACCTGTGCATTTATATGAATAAACATAACAAATAATGCCATATACAATAGCTTTTTTTTCATCACTTGTTGATTTTTTGTTGCAACAAATATAAAATGTTTTTAAAATGTCCTTTTTTTAAAGAATTGATAAACATATAGAGCTATGGGTGGCGTTGACCTATATTGCTGAAAATATGGCCTTTATTTAAAAGCCATATTTGTTTTATGAATGAAAAATGTAAGCTGAAAATTAGAATTATTAAATTTAATTAAAATTGAAATTTTTTAAATATTCAATAATGATCAATTCTAACATGTTGTTATATAGTGTTTTGTGTTTGTTTTGAAACTGTAATACTGATACAGAAAACTGGATTGTTTTAAAACTTCATTCCTATCCCTGCAGAAAGTCTTCCACCATCTGAGCCATAGAAATAATTCAGCCTTGCAGACATCATTTCTACAATACTTAACCAAACACCCGCTCCGGCAGATTGATGCCATTTTCTGGAATTTTCATTGTCATTCCATACACGGCCGATATCATACCCGATAAGAATTCCCATATTGGCCGGGATAATATTGTTTCTTATTCTCCCGAAATCCCATCGTATTTCAGAATTATTGGTAAAATAAGATCTTCCTGAGAATCGTTCGTTTCTGAAAGCTCTCATTCCGTTGTTACCTCCAATAGTCGCTGCCTGATAGAATTCAAAATTATTGTTATTCATCCACATGACATTGCTGGCATTGGCAAAAACAAATTTTCCTTTTTTATCAATTCTGTGATCAATGGCAAGCTTTCCTTTTAAAGTCAGGAAGTTTTTATTAAAGTCAGAAAGGGTTGCTTTCCAATCGGCATTAAGCATAAATTCCAGTCCAAGAGTAGGGAAGGCTGTATTATCGGCATTTTTATAACCAAATGTATAATTGGCTCCTACAAACTGCTGGCTGTTAAATACACCTGGTCTTACATCCGGTGACTGATTAATGAAGCGGTCAGCTTTTCTCTGTACCTTATTATCTTCAAAAGTCAATTGAAACTGATGACTCAGATTCATCCAACTCTTCTGAGAAATGGAAGGAGCAAAGTTGAACTTTGAAATTCTGGCTCTGTTATATTCTCTTTCTGTATCTTCCTTATCATACTCACTTTCATTAGACAGACCAAAGAAGTTTTGGGAAAACCTTGGAGTTGTATAAAATGCATCCAGATTGATATCCCAACCTGAGATTGCCTTTTTAAATACTCCTTTATAGGTAAGACTGAATCCTGCAGTGGCAGTATAAAAATTAGCTTTTAAGCTGTGTCTTTGAGTATAAGGATCACGGATAAAATTATTAACCGTATAATTAGCCAGAACGCCTACAATGACACCATCATCCGGGTTATAATCCAGATTTGGATATCCGGCAACGGAATTGTATTTCGGGTGCTTATAATTATAGCTGTTGATGTCATAATCATCAGTGATGTTTTTGGTTGCATTGCTGGCGTTATAAGTATTCTTTTGAGATTTAAAATCATAAATCTTCACTTTTCTTCCATCAGCAACATTATAAGTATCATGATTATATCCGCCAATCAGTCTGATATTCATTTTAGGATTTCCGGTTCCTGTCACTTCATAGATGTCATCGTCTTCAAGTCCGTAGATCCATAGTTCTTTTGTTTTTGAATCATTGTATGTTTTTTCAAAAACCAGTTCATTCTGATCTTTATTCTTGCCCAGTTTATATTGCTGCACAAGTACTGAATGCCCGTTTTTGGTAATGACAAACTTATCAGGATTCACAGTTCCTGCCAGGGGTACTTTTTTCTGTAATACATCATAGTACTGAGCGGCATAGCTTTGAAGTTTTGTTTTTCTTACTTTCAGCTTTCTCTGAATTTCAGCAATGGTTTCGTCCTGTACCTCTTTAGGAAGATTATGGAAAGCATCATCAATATCCGCATCCGTAAGATGTTCCTGAATATATTTTGCCTGCGCCTCCCATTCTGTCTGATCAGCCCCTTTTAAAAAAACAAGATCCATCGGGTAAGGTTCCATAGCAAGCCATTTGACACTGCTTATATCTTCTGTAAAGGTTTTCATATGGCGGATTGCCGGAACATTCATAATAAGTTTAAATGCAGCACCGTCATATTTACTGAATGCCTGATCTCTGTCTTTGGGAATAGGTTTATATACTATTTTGTCACCCATTTCATATTCTGCCCATTTCCACTGATCCGAGTGTCTGTCCCAGTCACCGATAAGCATATCAAATAACCTTGCTCTGATGTAAGATTCTCTGTCAACAGAATATTTATTGCTTTTGCTGAGGTTCTTTAATACATCATCTGTAGAAACAATGTCTTTTGCATTACCCAGATACGCCAGTGTTTTAGGATCAGAAGAAAAACGTTCTTCAATCATATACATTTCATCTCCGTAATTCTCGTTATATCGCCCCAAAGCTTGTTGTTTAGGAATATAATACAGTTTTGGATTACTGTGCAAAATATTCAGTTTTTCTGACATATTTCCGATCGTAAACGGAGTAAACGGATGATTGGTAGTATAAAAATCCAACAAGAATTTTTCGGGGAAAGTATCCGTGAGCTCTTCACCCAATGTACTTTTTGTGAAAGCCATATTGTTAAGAAAACGGATGGCACTTTTTTTCACTCCACGCATCACAAATTCCTGTCCGTCTGCTGATTTCAGTCGTAAGCTGTTGGACTGGTTTCCTCCACCTTCTCTGAAAGGGGTGTATCCGCCGTTTAATTCTGAAAGATTAGCCGTTGGAGCTTCAATTGGAATCCCGTAATAGTTTCTGTAGTGATCTCCCCAAAGCCAGCGGTAAAATTTTCCTTTTTGAGTAAGCTGTACCGGGTAGATGGTTGAGGAAAATGTCTGCGGAAAAGAATTCGGAAAGTTATTAACAAATACATCAGGCTTGGAAATTACTGAAATATGAGTCAGTTTTTGAAGCTTTGCATCTTTTGTAGAAAAATATTCAACGTCTGTACTTTCGTCTTTTCTGAAATTTAAAACCGCAAAACCGCTGCCTCCGTAAGAAAAATCAGTTTTTTCTATAATGGTAGACGGATCTGTTTTAGAACCGGCACCACTGATGATTTGTCTCAGGTTTTCATCCTCATGATATTGAAGATTATGATCATGTCCGGAAACGAAAATAATATTTTCCTTATCCTGAACGATACTTTTCAGTCTGTTGGCCAGATCCGCGTAATGCTGATTATTGATATCTTCAGGACTGGCTCCTGAGGAACTTCTTAAAATATTGATTAAGCTTGCAACACCGGGAACAGGAATCTTACTTTTTAAAGGAAAAAGATGTGATTTTGCAGAATTAAAGCCTGCATGGGTTCCGCTGCTGATAATGGGATGGTGTAACGCAACAATGATTTTTTTACCCTGATTTTTGATAATGAGATCTTTAAATTCATCAAAAAAATTCTCGCGGGTTTTGATATTACAGTTTTTATTGATTCCCGGGTAGTTGTCCCAGTTTGCAATAACCCATTCCGTATCAATAGCAATAAGCTTAATATCTTTAGAGACGTTGATATCATCAATAGGGCATCCGTTTTTAGGTAGAAAAGCTTTTTTGTCGTCAAGGTATTTTTTTACCAGCTCTTCCTGGGTGTTTAATCCTTCCAGGCCGTTATACCAGTCGTGATTCCCGGGAATTACCAATGTTTTACCCTTGAAATTTTTGGTAATGGCAAGTTGATTTTCCAGCTTTTCTTTAGCTGAGGCATACTCTTTATCTGTTTCTTTGGGCATACCGTTGGGATAGATATTATCTCCCAAAAAGATCAGCATAGAGTTGCTGTCTGCAGAATCCAGTTTGCTTTTCAGTAAACTAAGTGTTTTTTGTGCCTGAGGTTCATCTGCATTTCCTGCATCTCCAATCAGAAAAAGTTTAAAATCATTTTCAGATTTTATATCAGAATCTTTTACTTCAAATAAGTTTTTGCCCTTTTGTACGTTATATGTAGCACAGGAATAAAGTGCTCCTGCGGACATTACTGTTCGAAGAACAATAGAAGTATTTTTTAGATGAGTTTTAAAGGATAAATTCATAAATTTACATTAACAAAATTTCAGGAATGAGCATTCTACAAAAAGCTAAAAATTATGTTGAAATCTTATTCAAAGATAAGTTATCTTCGGTATATTTTTATCATAATTTTATCCATACTGCCTATACGGTCAATAAGGCTGAGGAAATCATGAAAAACACCCCTGTTTCTGAAGAGGATCAGGAGAAAGTACTCGTAGCATTATGGTTTCATGATACGGGGTATATAGAATGTGCGCTGAACCATGAAGAGCGGAGTGTGGAGGTGATGAAAGCCTTTTTACAGCAGGAAAATTATCCGGAAAATTATATCGCAGATGTTGAAAAACTGATTCTGGCGACGAAAATACATTATGAACCTCAGAATTTGCTTGAAAAAATTATGAAAGATGCAGATTTCAGCCATTTTGCAGGTCATGATTATAATGATATTTCCGATGCTTTGAGAAAAGAATGGGAGCTGACCAACGTAAGATGTTTTTCTAATGAAGAGTGGAATGCCGGAAACCTGGATATGCTGAAAAATAAGCATACTTTTTATACAGACTATGCTAAAGAAAACTGGGAGCCTCTGAAAAAGAAGAACATTAAAAAGATCGAAAAGAAGCTGGAAAAAGAAGAAGAGAAAAAAGATAACAAAGAGAATAAAAAGGAAAGCTCAGAGGGCAAAAAAGAAAAGGAAAAGTCAGACAGAAGTGTAGATACTTTATTCAGAGTTACCCTTAACAATCATACGAGACTTAGCGATATTGCAGATAGTAAAGCCAATATCCTTTTATCAGTAAACGCGATCATTATTTCGGTTTGTCTTTCTGTACTGGTTCCGAAGCTGGATGCTCCTAAGAATTCACATTTAATTCTTCCGAGTTTCATTTTGCTGTTATCCAGTGTATTTACAATCATATTTGCTATCTTATCTACGAAACCGAATGTGACCAAAACTACGTTTACTCCTCAGGATATTGCCAACAGAAAAGTAAATCTTTTGTTCTTTGGAAACTTTCAGCAGATGTTGTTTGATGATTACAACAATGCAATGAAAGACCTTATCAAAGACAGAGACTATATCTACGATTCTATGGTAAAAGATCTGTATTATCTTGGTAAAGTTCTGGACAGGAAGTACAAGCTTTTATCCATTACCTATAAGATCTTTATGGCAGGGATTATTATTTCTGTTCTGTCTTTTGGAGCAGCATTTCTTAGTCTTTAAAAAATGACAGATAAGCTTTCTTAGGGAGAGCCAAAGCTATGATAAAACGCTCATGATATTTTTAGTGATCGGATTTATCATAGCGCCATTTGCTGTACCACGAATTTCTGTTTAAAACGGGATTCTGCCGGCAGAATTGAAGAAGCGATACTTATTTTGTGGATGAAGAATAATCTTCTATTCCTGCGGAAGTGTAAAAGAAACTCTCAGCGCCAGTAATCCTGTAATTCCCTGGAGATCCTCTACCTTTAAAAACTCTATATCATGCTGTAAGACACCTTTTTTCTGCAGTTTGGAAATATAGTCCAGGTATTCTTTCTGATTTTCCATTCCGAAATAAACAATGGTGATCTTTCCGGGAGCAGTGATACGTTCCACAGAATCTTTCACATGGGCTTTATCCAGGCGCTTTTTGATGATTTCATAATAGGAATTGTAGGCGCCATCTACATCAAAACGCTTTTCATCCATTCTGAAACGGATGTCTATTTTTTCATTATATACAAAGATCAGTGAAGCGATATCCAGCTGTACAGGAAGATATTTTTTGAATGACTGAAATTCAAGTTCCATTTTACAGATGGTTTTCAGTTGCCAGTATCTTAGTTTGTGAACAACTTTCGAGGTATAGTGCATCTCAGGAGCAATGGTAGAGCCAATATACAGATTGTGTTCCACACCGTCAGACTTAAATCTTTCGTAATAATGTGGGAAAATTTCCTGTGCTTTTACCTGACTTTCATCCAGCATGTCTGCCAGTTTTCGGTTGACCAGCGTGATAGAATCATCAAGGTTTTTCCTGTGGTGATAAAACAAATCCGTAGTGGTAAAGATGTGTGAAAAATAATCTTTGATTTTTGCCTTTATTTCTCTGGAGGTTCTTACTTCCAGTTTTCCCTGTAAAAAAGGATGAATTTCTTCCCTTAATAATCTCTGAAAACGTTGTTCCGTATCCGCTTTGATCTCATTGTTGATCTCATTTTCAAAAACATCCAGAGCCAGTACAAATTTTTCTGAATCGGAATTGGTGAGTGTCAAAATTTCATTCAGCCATTCAATCTGCTGATTAAGATCCTGCAGCATCAGATTAAAACGTTTTTCAGAAGAAGAACGGATATCTGAAACCCCAAACAACGGAGTAAGATTTTTGAATGCAATCTGCTTTAAAGTATATATTTTCCTTCCGAGCGATGCGGTAAAATATTTCTCAGCTTCATTTCTGAATTTCCATACCACACTATCGTGGATGGTAGTATATTCACGCTGAATAATGGCTTCTATCTGGTAGTTTTTCTCAAAGTAGAATCTGTTCAGAGAGAAAAGAACCATATCGGTAAAGAACTCAAGTTTTTTAAGTTTTAAACCATTAAAACTTCCTGCAATAGGAGAGGTGAATTCCATGATCGCAAGGAGCTCGCCGTCTTTCATGATAGGAATTACCATGAAACTGTTGACATTGTTATCCTTTAAAATACTGAAGGAAGGAAGCAGCTTGATATTTTCGTCCAGGTTGTTTACATTAGAAACAACAACAGGTTTTGAATTATGATTTAAATTATTAAATGTACTCTTACGTGTCTCTTCATCAAATGCATTGATCCAGAAATCCAGGATATGATTGGTAAGAAGACTTTCATAAATCGGAAGTTTATCCAGTTTCTGTTCCTTTTTGTTGAAAGTCATCAGCCCGAAATTCAGTTCCGAAACATCAAAATAAGATTTAAAAATTTCCGTCAGATTTTCATTAGGATTCAAATCTTCGGGGTCAATTTCTATCATGCTTGATTTCAAATCAGAAAGTGCCACCTCAGAGGTACAGTCCACAAGTGAAATGATGGTAAAGCCTTTCAATATCCAGGACTGAGAAGGGAAATATTTTTTCCAAAGTTTAAAATCATCCAGATTTTCCAGCAGCATATCCAGCGTGTCATCGGAAGGAATTTTGGCATCCTCAGTAGGAATGATTTCCGTAAAGTCTGAATTGACCGTAATCTTATAGTGCTTCATGATTCCCTGCTTGTTGGGAATGTCATAATAAAACGGAATCGTACTTTTAATATCTTTTTTGAAATAACTTTGAAGAATCAGACAGCAGCAGAACACATAAAACTCATTATCTGAAATATTTCTGAGTTCTATTTCAAAGTCTTTTCCTGCATCTTTCAGAATATCTTGAAACCTTTCGGTATAATTGAAGGTGATATTGGAAAGTGGAATACTGGCTGCTTTTATTTCATTTTTAGTAAGCCCTGTCGGAAAAAGATCTGCAAGAAGCAATCTGATGAGGTCTTCATATTTTTCGAGAAGAGCCGTATCCTGAAAGCCTTCTCTGAGTTCTTTAAAATTTCTGGTACTCTCAATCAAAGACTCAGCATAGTTCACCCTGTATTCCAGTCTGTCGTTATATCGGATATGCTCCAGGACATCCAAATATTTTTTGAATGATATATAAACCTGAAAAGGAGAGTCTTTTTTATAGAGATTAGCCAAAAGCTGAAATTTAAAG is a window from the Chryseobacterium indologenes genome containing:
- a CDS encoding Pycsar system effector family protein encodes the protein MSILQKAKNYVEILFKDKLSSVYFYHNFIHTAYTVNKAEEIMKNTPVSEEDQEKVLVALWFHDTGYIECALNHEERSVEVMKAFLQQENYPENYIADVEKLILATKIHYEPQNLLEKIMKDADFSHFAGHDYNDISDALRKEWELTNVRCFSNEEWNAGNLDMLKNKHTFYTDYAKENWEPLKKKNIKKIEKKLEKEEEKKDNKENKKESSEGKKEKEKSDRSVDTLFRVTLNNHTRLSDIADSKANILLSVNAIIISVCLSVLVPKLDAPKNSHLILPSFILLLSSVFTIIFAILSTKPNVTKTTFTPQDIANRKVNLLFFGNFQQMLFDDYNNAMKDLIKDRDYIYDSMVKDLYYLGKVLDRKYKLLSITYKIFMAGIIISVLSFGAAFLSL
- a CDS encoding DUF5606 domain-containing protein; the protein is MLLEKIISISGKPGLYKLVSQLRNGFIIEDVTSKKKVSIGNSSQVSLLDNIAMFTFEKEVPLFEVFENIAKNNDYKETISHKSSDADLKDFMLASLPNYDTERVYSSDIKKLAQWYNVLHKAGYITPESFVKAEPETLDGEPAEELNIEKEAKKAPKAEKPAAPKVKATSAAKSAPKSTHRKQG
- the mazG gene encoding nucleoside triphosphate pyrophosphohydrolase, which encodes MNTKQEKLEAFGRLLDIMDDLREKCPWDQKQTLESLRHLTLEETYELSDAILQNDLQEIKKELGDVLLHLVFYAKIGSEKESFDIADVINSLNEKLIFRHPHIYGDVEVKDEEEVKQNWEKLKLKEGNKSILGGVPKSLPSLVKAYRIQDKVKGIGFEFHDAEDAWKKVDEEIQEFHAETDLDKKEQELGDVFFSLINYARISGINPDSALERTNLKFISRFQKMEGLAEEQDLKLAHMSLEEMDVLWEKAKNLS
- the def gene encoding peptide deformylase gives rise to the protein MILPIRAFGDPVLRKVGKDIDKDYPQLQELIDNMFETMYSANGIGLAAPQIGLDIRLFVIDVTPLAEDEDYEDIKDELAEFKKVFINAQILEESGEEWKFNEGCLSIPDVREDVKRKGTIVIEYYDENFVKHTETFSDIRARVIQHEYDHIEGVLFTDHLSALKKKLVKGKLTKISQGDVNIGYKMRFPK
- a CDS encoding metallophosphoesterase: MNLSFKTHLKNTSIVLRTVMSAGALYSCATYNVQKGKNLFEVKDSDIKSENDFKLFLIGDAGNADEPQAQKTLSLLKSKLDSADSNSMLIFLGDNIYPNGMPKETDKEYASAKEKLENQLAITKNFKGKTLVIPGNHDWYNGLEGLNTQEELVKKYLDDKKAFLPKNGCPIDDINVSKDIKLIAIDTEWVIANWDNYPGINKNCNIKTRENFFDEFKDLIIKNQGKKIIVALHHPIISSGTHAGFNSAKSHLFPLKSKIPVPGVASLINILRSSSGASPEDINNQHYADLANRLKSIVQDKENIIFVSGHDHNLQYHEDENLRQIISGAGSKTDPSTIIEKTDFSYGGSGFAVLNFRKDESTDVEYFSTKDAKLQKLTHISVISKPDVFVNNFPNSFPQTFSSTIYPVQLTQKGKFYRWLWGDHYRNYYGIPIEAPTANLSELNGGYTPFREGGGNQSNSLRLKSADGQEFVMRGVKKSAIRFLNNMAFTKSTLGEELTDTFPEKFLLDFYTTNHPFTPFTIGNMSEKLNILHSNPKLYYIPKQQALGRYNENYGDEMYMIEERFSSDPKTLAYLGNAKDIVSTDDVLKNLSKSNKYSVDRESYIRARLFDMLIGDWDRHSDQWKWAEYEMGDKIVYKPIPKDRDQAFSKYDGAAFKLIMNVPAIRHMKTFTEDISSVKWLAMEPYPMDLVFLKGADQTEWEAQAKYIQEHLTDADIDDAFHNLPKEVQDETIAEIQRKLKVRKTKLQSYAAQYYDVLQKKVPLAGTVNPDKFVITKNGHSVLVQQYKLGKNKDQNELVFEKTYNDSKTKELWIYGLEDDDIYEVTGTGNPKMNIRLIGGYNHDTYNVADGRKVKIYDFKSQKNTYNASNATKNITDDYDINSYNYKHPKYNSVAGYPNLDYNPDDGVIVGVLANYTVNNFIRDPYTQRHSLKANFYTATAGFSLTYKGVFKKAISGWDINLDAFYTTPRFSQNFFGLSNESEYDKEDTEREYNRARISKFNFAPSISQKSWMNLSHQFQLTFEDNKVQRKADRFINQSPDVRPGVFNSQQFVGANYTFGYKNADNTAFPTLGLEFMLNADWKATLSDFNKNFLTLKGKLAIDHRIDKKGKFVFANASNVMWMNNNNFEFYQAATIGGNNGMRAFRNERFSGRSYFTNNSEIRWDFGRIRNNIIPANMGILIGYDIGRVWNDNENSRKWHQSAGAGVWLSIVEMMSARLNYFYGSDGGRLSAGIGMKF
- the ruvX gene encoding Holliday junction resolvase RuvX encodes the protein MGQILAIDYGKARCGIAATDDMQIIASGLETVENRFLLEFLKKYFNENKVDEVVIGLPIDLKGNVSEVETDILKFIEEFKKEFSDIAVHRFDERFTSKMASFFISQSGKNKKKRQEKGLIDKVSATIILQNFLEQRLR